The Rhodanobacteraceae bacterium genome window below encodes:
- a CDS encoding TolC family protein: protein MTARQWMLVMLLGALMPPALAQNEYSAQVAQLIEAGRSSNLALQAAGSDVRRAQAQLDEARARYRPTVALSARYSRADGGRTQSLPVGDLVNPAYQTLNELLQAQGQPPRFGAIANQEIRFLREREQDTRLSLTQPLYAPAIAAGIDAAAATVAASDAARAAYERSLERDIEVAYLDFLRAGEAVKIVESSRDLLVENLRVNRVLFDNGKITRDQVLRAEAEKLAVEQQLLDAGNRQTLARNYLNFLLNRPLDADVASTAAPEPLAHVRQQLATLGAEAVDDDGRLEAQARGARFELQQLQAQSRAAEAAVEAERASYLPTVAFALDAGIQGEDYGFGSGRNFAMASLVLDWRIADFGQRRSRVSAARASRERVEIAQAEVAQQISLEVRQAADRLRTAQASLDTAQARQNAATEAFRIAARKRDAGSIAQVEFIDARSAQTSAELNLNLTRFDVLVSLAQLRAALALENRRG, encoded by the coding sequence ATGACCGCGCGACAATGGATGCTGGTGATGCTGCTGGGGGCACTGATGCCGCCGGCTTTGGCTCAGAACGAATACAGCGCTCAGGTCGCGCAGCTGATCGAGGCTGGTCGCAGCTCGAATCTGGCGCTGCAGGCGGCTGGCTCCGATGTGCGCCGGGCCCAGGCGCAGCTGGACGAGGCGCGGGCCCGCTATCGGCCCACCGTGGCCCTGTCGGCGCGCTACAGCCGCGCCGACGGCGGGCGCACGCAGTCGCTGCCGGTCGGTGATCTGGTCAATCCGGCCTATCAGACCCTCAACGAGCTGCTGCAGGCGCAAGGCCAGCCACCGCGATTCGGCGCCATTGCCAATCAGGAGATTCGCTTCCTGCGTGAGCGCGAGCAGGACACGCGACTCAGTCTGACCCAGCCGCTGTACGCGCCGGCCATCGCCGCGGGCATCGACGCCGCCGCGGCCACGGTGGCTGCCAGTGATGCCGCGCGCGCCGCCTACGAACGTTCCCTGGAGCGTGATATTGAAGTCGCCTATCTGGACTTCCTGCGCGCCGGGGAGGCCGTCAAGATTGTGGAATCCAGCCGCGATCTGCTGGTCGAGAATCTGCGGGTCAATCGGGTGCTCTTCGACAACGGCAAGATCACCCGTGATCAGGTGCTGCGCGCCGAGGCTGAGAAGCTGGCGGTGGAGCAGCAACTGCTGGACGCCGGCAACCGCCAGACTTTGGCCCGCAACTATCTGAATTTTCTGTTGAACCGGCCATTGGATGCGGACGTGGCCAGCACCGCCGCACCGGAGCCGCTGGCTCATGTGCGCCAGCAACTGGCAACACTCGGCGCCGAGGCCGTGGATGATGATGGACGCCTGGAAGCGCAGGCCCGGGGGGCGCGCTTCGAATTGCAGCAGCTGCAGGCGCAGTCGCGTGCGGCCGAGGCGGCCGTCGAGGCCGAGCGGGCCAGTTATCTGCCGACTGTCGCCTTTGCGCTGGACGCCGGCATCCAGGGTGAGGACTACGGCTTCGGCAGCGGCCGCAACTTCGCGATGGCCTCGCTGGTGCTGGACTGGCGCATCGCCGATTTCGGCCAGCGCCGCAGTCGCGTATCGGCAGCGCGAGCCAGCCGCGAACGGGTCGAGATTGCGCAAGCCGAAGTCGCCCAGCAGATCAGCCTGGAAGTGCGGCAGGCAGCCGATCGCTTGCGTACCGCGCAAGCTTCGCTCGACACGGCCCAGGCGCGCCAGAACGCCGCCACCGAGGCCTTCCGCATCGCCGCCCGCAAGCGCGATGCCGGCTCGATCGCCCAGGTCGAGTTCATCGATGCCCGCAGCGCCCAGACCAGTGCAGAACTCAATCTCAACCTGACCCGTTTCGACGTGCTGGTCAGCCTCGCCCAATTACGCGCCGCTCTGGCGCTGGAGAACCGCCGTGGATAA
- a CDS encoding efflux RND transporter periplasmic adaptor subunit, with translation MDKPLCAEASESGQFRTDPNTAPSTGGRMIRPFLVVALSLSIAACADGDSAVNTQSERVIPVAVAAARVGPAAPVIRSSAVLAHKDEMRLAFKIGGVIADIAVDEGTTVKAGQVLAQLELAEIGSQVEQTRQLLGKAERDLARGERLYQEQVIPLESLQDLRTQRDIAAQTLKATRFNREYAVITAPSDGIVLRKLAQARETVAPGTPVLVLGSATKGYVLKASLADRDVVQLALGDRASVQFDALPGETLQADVTQLPAAADPRSGMFDIELALSATDPRLRSGLVARVTLTPASAGSAELVHIPMAAILEGQNDKATVFVYDAATQTVARRAVTVAFIDGADVALSSGISAGAQVVTDGAAYVVDGRRVRLTEG, from the coding sequence GTGGATAAACCGCTCTGCGCCGAGGCCAGCGAGTCCGGCCAATTCCGCACCGACCCAAACACCGCCCCTTCCACCGGAGGCCGCATGATTCGCCCCTTCCTTGTCGTCGCGCTGAGCCTCAGCATCGCTGCCTGTGCCGACGGCGACAGCGCCGTGAACACCCAGAGCGAGCGCGTCATTCCCGTGGCCGTGGCCGCCGCCAGGGTCGGCCCGGCGGCCCCGGTGATCCGTTCCAGTGCAGTGCTGGCACACAAGGACGAGATGCGGCTGGCCTTCAAGATAGGCGGGGTCATCGCCGACATCGCCGTTGACGAAGGCACCACGGTCAAGGCCGGGCAGGTGCTGGCGCAGCTGGAGCTGGCCGAGATCGGCAGCCAGGTCGAACAGACCCGGCAACTGCTCGGCAAGGCCGAGCGTGACCTGGCCCGCGGCGAGCGTCTGTATCAGGAGCAGGTGATCCCGCTGGAGTCGCTGCAGGATCTGCGCACCCAGCGCGATATTGCCGCGCAGACGCTGAAAGCGACGCGCTTCAATCGCGAGTACGCGGTCATAACCGCGCCTTCCGACGGGATCGTGCTGCGCAAGCTGGCGCAGGCCCGCGAAACCGTCGCCCCCGGCACCCCGGTACTGGTGCTGGGCAGTGCCACCAAGGGCTATGTGCTGAAGGCCAGTCTGGCCGATCGCGACGTGGTCCAGCTGGCGCTGGGCGATCGCGCCAGCGTTCAGTTCGACGCCCTGCCCGGCGAAACGCTGCAGGCCGACGTCACGCAACTGCCCGCCGCGGCAGATCCGCGCAGCGGCATGTTCGACATCGAGCTCGCACTCAGCGCGACCGACCCGCGCCTGCGCAGTGGACTGGTAGCCCGCGTGACGCTGACCCCGGCCAGCGCCGGCAGTGCCGAACTGGTGCATATCCCGATGGCTGCCATTCTCGAAGGCCAGAACGACAAGGCCACGGTCTTTGTGTACGACGCCGCCACCCAGACCGTCGCCCGACGTGCGGTCACGGTGGCCTTCATCGATGGCGCCGATGTGGCCCTGAGCAGCGGCATCAGCGC